From Candidatus Atelocyanobacterium thalassa isolate ALOHA, a single genomic window includes:
- a CDS encoding NAD(+) kinase translates to MELKQVIIAHKAGDNHSKAWAQTCAKQLEALKCKVLMGPSGYKDNPYPVFLSSVSEKIDLAIILGGDGTVLAAARQLAPEGIPILAINIGGNLGFLTEPFELFKNTEQVWHRLQSDRYAMLQRMMLEARIFEGDRYAPRINSQRFYCLNEMCIKPASIDRMPTATLEIEVDGEIVDQYQGDGLLVATPTGSTCYTASANGPIIHPGIDAIAVTPICPLSLSSRPIIIPPGSVVDIWPLEDYELHTKLWTDASLATSIWPGQWISVRMANFMAKFIVLRENYSFYQTLRDKLQWAGTRIHFDNNHRGN, encoded by the coding sequence GTGGAACTTAAACAGGTCATTATTGCTCACAAAGCAGGAGATAATCACAGTAAAGCTTGGGCCCAAACCTGCGCAAAGCAATTAGAAGCTCTTAAGTGTAAAGTTTTAATGGGTCCCAGTGGTTATAAAGACAACCCTTATCCAGTCTTCCTCTCCTCCGTTTCAGAAAAAATCGATCTTGCTATAATATTAGGCGGGGATGGTACAGTTTTAGCTGCAGCGAGACAATTAGCTCCAGAAGGCATACCTATATTGGCAATAAATATAGGTGGGAATTTGGGATTTTTAACTGAACCTTTTGAGTTGTTTAAAAATACAGAACAAGTTTGGCATCGTCTTCAAAGCGATCGCTATGCAATGTTACAGCGTATGATGCTAGAAGCTCGAATTTTTGAAGGTGATCGCTATGCTCCTAGAATAAATAGTCAACGTTTTTATTGTCTTAATGAAATGTGTATTAAGCCTGCAAGTATTGATAGGATGCCTACTGCTACATTAGAGATAGAAGTAGATGGAGAAATTGTGGATCAATATCAAGGAGATGGTTTATTAGTAGCTACTCCAACTGGATCTACATGCTATACGGCCTCAGCCAATGGTCCTATTATTCATCCTGGAATTGATGCTATTGCAGTCACACCTATTTGTCCTTTAAGTCTATCGAGTCGTCCTATTATAATTCCTCCTGGCTCAGTAGTAGATATATGGCCTCTAGAAGATTATGAGTTACATACTAAATTATGGACTGATGCTTCCTTAGCTACCTCAATTTGGCCAGGCCAGTGGATTTCAGTTAGAATGGCAAATTTTATGGCTAAATTTATTGTGCTTAGAGAAAATTACTCTTTCTATCAAACTCTCAGAGATAAATTACAGTGGGCAGGAACAAGAATCCATTTTGATAATAATCACCGAGGTAATTAA
- a CDS encoding photosystem I reaction center subunit II PsaD yields MAEKLKGKLPIFGGSTGGLLSSAYLEEKYAITWSSGTEQVFEMPTGGAAIMNVGANLLHLATKEQCLALGKQLQTKFEPIIESYKVYRVFPDGNAQLLYPIDGVASEVAKEGRSYAGKVDRKIGANPEPVTLKFSDKAPYEV; encoded by the coding sequence ATGGCAGAAAAGCTTAAAGGAAAGCTTCCTATTTTTGGAGGTAGTACAGGTGGTTTACTTTCTAGCGCATATCTTGAAGAAAAATATGCTATTACTTGGAGTAGCGGAACAGAACAGGTTTTTGAAATGCCTACTGGTGGAGCAGCAATTATGAATGTAGGAGCAAATCTTTTACATCTTGCAACCAAAGAACAATGTCTAGCCTTAGGAAAACAGTTGCAAACAAAATTTGAGCCTATAATTGAGAGCTACAAAGTTTACCGCGTTTTTCCTGATGGTAATGCTCAGCTTCTTTACCCTATTGATGGAGTCGCTTCTGAAGTAGCAAAAGAAGGACGTTCTTATGCTGGTAAAGTAGATAGAAAAATCGGGGCTAATCCTGAACCTGTCACTTTAAAATTTTCAGATAAAGCTCCTTATGAAGTTTAA
- the rplY gene encoding 50S ribosomal protein L25 encodes MPLSIQCQKRPLNTKPNALRREGLLPTTLYGHNGTESMQLVVDKKEAALMLRDVKVNETIINVDIPDLSWKGEVILKEIQAHPWKRSLIHLSFCYVLPNK; translated from the coding sequence ATGCCTCTATCAATTCAATGTCAAAAAAGACCTCTAAATACTAAACCTAATGCTCTTCGTCGTGAAGGACTACTTCCTACAACTTTGTATGGACATAATGGTACTGAATCAATGCAATTAGTTGTTGATAAGAAAGAAGCTGCATTAATGCTTAGAGATGTCAAAGTCAATGAAACGATAATCAATGTCGATATTCCCGATCTCTCCTGGAAGGGTGAAGTTATACTTAAAGAAATTCAAGCTCATCCTTGGAAAAGAAGTCTCATACATCTCAGCTTCTGTTATGTTCTCCCAAATAAATAA
- a CDS encoding PD-(D/E)XK nuclease family protein: protein MIHYPKCDNSLIRLSQSQLNLLETCPPQFKKIYLDHLNFPVSLESQRSLNWGNQFHQLMQQHFMGLSIDAVLAQYSNLSEVIKVLFKCIVEKHILNSQFWTEAEHYITFKKDNYLLTAIYDLLIVKNNQVQILDWKTYLKPNDKKQLESDWQTRLYLYLLAETSTYSPENISMTYWFIKDKYKPQYLSFQYSQNQHQQTKSDLSKLLNYLNYNLYDINQDNNNFGHHKNCKDKCPYHDYLCLKKTSELTFMTE, encoded by the coding sequence ATGATACACTATCCTAAATGTGATAACTCATTAATACGTTTATCTCAATCTCAACTAAATTTATTAGAAACTTGTCCTCCTCAGTTTAAGAAAATATATCTAGATCATTTAAACTTTCCTGTAAGCTTAGAATCGCAAAGAAGTCTAAATTGGGGGAATCAATTCCATCAGTTAATGCAGCAGCATTTCATGGGTCTCTCAATTGATGCTGTATTGGCTCAATACTCCAATTTAAGTGAAGTAATAAAAGTCTTATTCAAATGTATTGTTGAAAAACATATTCTAAATTCCCAATTTTGGACAGAAGCAGAACATTACATAACTTTTAAAAAAGATAATTATTTATTAACAGCCATATATGACTTGTTAATTGTGAAAAATAACCAAGTACAAATTTTAGATTGGAAAACATATTTAAAGCCTAATGATAAAAAACAGCTAGAAAGTGATTGGCAGACTAGATTATATTTATATTTATTAGCAGAAACATCAACTTATTCACCAGAAAATATTTCAATGACATATTGGTTCATAAAAGATAAGTATAAGCCTCAATATTTAAGCTTCCAATACAGCCAAAACCAGCACCAGCAAACTAAATCGGACTTAAGCAAATTGTTAAACTACCTTAACTACAACCTATATGATATTAACCAAGATAATAATAACTTTGGTCATCATAAAAACTGTAAAGATAAATGCCCGTATCATGACTATTTATGTCTGAAAAAAACTTCTGAACTAACTTTTATGACAGAATAA
- a CDS encoding DUF3747 domain-containing protein encodes MKISTLPLRLTAIVAIAFNNCFFSSLVAKAYTFSETTVDQNKVIAIARPYGQGKYDLLVIEQIEGKRNCWKEQGQNPVLIDPLLINFDFTGICRRSTDSNGYSIRLDGNDLGLDYLLRIVNRNGELQLVGTPRSNNYSEIVLGTTQGLASGFMKINLYSGWQFTKRTYQNKVLGHFYLSGSQVAINKGQNNSTQSNFSTASIAKNSSQNNLIDIQGEKYENEISQVVDVGLMSGFKDNTFRPNQSINQGQLISMAVNVINAVQKIGSETTQGSDNSNIMSSENSYQDTSKMKWAYSNFLNTGNTNNVLQTNKSVNRSELINAMQRVVVYLRKELNISKDTQNSNQATSDSSAISSIKQKSKYCNMVTAKNEKEVTSDLEGKATRGYTASVLAKVLDCLKSEIEQNNK; translated from the coding sequence ATGAAGATATCTACTTTACCATTACGATTAACTGCCATTGTAGCTATTGCTTTTAATAACTGTTTTTTTTCAAGCTTAGTTGCTAAAGCCTATACTTTTAGCGAGACTACTGTCGACCAAAACAAAGTTATTGCCATTGCCAGACCTTATGGTCAAGGTAAATATGATTTATTAGTAATTGAACAAATAGAGGGGAAAAGAAATTGTTGGAAAGAACAGGGGCAAAATCCAGTTTTAATTGATCCTTTGTTAATTAATTTTGATTTTACTGGTATCTGTCGACGCTCTACAGATAGTAATGGTTATTCAATACGTCTTGATGGTAATGATTTAGGATTAGATTATTTATTACGTATAGTTAATCGTAATGGAGAACTGCAATTAGTAGGAACTCCTAGAAGTAATAATTATAGTGAAATAGTTTTAGGCACCACTCAGGGATTAGCTTCTGGGTTTATGAAAATTAATCTATATTCAGGTTGGCAATTTACAAAACGAACTTACCAAAATAAGGTACTAGGACATTTTTATCTTAGTGGTTCTCAGGTAGCTATTAACAAGGGACAAAATAATTCTACACAATCTAATTTCTCTACTGCATCTATAGCTAAGAACAGCTCTCAAAATAATTTAATAGATATTCAAGGTGAGAAATATGAGAATGAAATTTCTCAAGTAGTTGATGTAGGCTTAATGTCGGGATTTAAGGATAATACCTTTCGTCCAAATCAATCTATTAATCAAGGCCAATTAATTTCTATGGCGGTTAACGTAATCAATGCTGTTCAGAAGATAGGTTCAGAAACAACCCAAGGTAGTGATAACAGTAACATCATGTCCTCAGAAAACTCTTATCAAGATACAAGTAAGATGAAGTGGGCCTACTCAAATTTTTTAAATACAGGGAATACCAACAACGTATTGCAGACAAATAAATCGGTTAACCGTTCAGAATTAATTAATGCTATGCAACGTGTGGTTGTCTATCTAAGAAAAGAATTAAATATTTCGAAAGATACCCAAAATAGTAATCAGGCTACTTCGGATAGCTCAGCTATATCTTCAATAAAACAAAAATCAAAATATTGCAATATGGTTACTGCTAAAAATGAAAAAGAAGTTACCTCTGATTTAGAAGGTAAGGCAACTCGTGGCTATACAGCATCCGTTTTAGCCAAAGTTTTGGATTGTTTGAAATCTGAAATAGAACAAAATAATAAGTAG
- the atpC gene encoding ATP synthase F1 subunit epsilon — MVLTVRVITPDKTVWDNTVQEVVLPSISGQLGILSGHAPLLTALDTGVMRIRTDKEWQNVAVMGGFAEVEQDEVKVLVNFAEIGNSIDKEEAKQEYNIAQAKLEEANKGNESLEKIKASNAFKRAKARLNAAGIVS; from the coding sequence ATGGTACTAACAGTTCGTGTAATCACCCCAGATAAGACCGTTTGGGACAATACTGTTCAAGAAGTTGTTTTACCAAGTATTTCAGGACAGTTGGGAATTTTAAGTGGACATGCACCTCTTTTAACTGCTCTTGATACTGGAGTAATGCGTATTAGAACAGATAAGGAATGGCAAAACGTAGCAGTAATGGGAGGTTTTGCAGAAGTCGAACAAGATGAAGTAAAGGTTTTGGTAAACTTTGCTGAGATAGGAAATTCTATTGACAAAGAAGAAGCAAAGCAAGAGTACAACATCGCTCAAGCTAAACTAGAAGAAGCCAATAAAGGAAATGAAAGTTTAGAGAAAATTAAAGCTTCTAATGCATTCAAACGTGCGAAAGCTCGTTTAAATGCTGCTGGAATAGTATCTTAA
- the atpD gene encoding F0F1 ATP synthase subunit beta, protein MVATKKQLKAGKVTQIIGPVIDAEFPSGKLPRIYNSLTVEGKNSAGETIKITCEVQQLLGDNQVRAVSMSGTDGLIRGMSVTDSGSPISVPVGKETLGRIFNVLGEPVDQRGEVGNKEFSPIHRPAPKLTDLETKPQVFETGIKVIDLLTPYRQGGKIGLFGGAGVGKTVIMMELINNIATQHGGVSVFAGVGERTREGNDLYNEMMESGVINSENLNDSKIALVYGQMNEPPGARMRVALSALTMAEYFRDVNKQDVLLFVDNIFRFVQAGAEVSALLGRMPSAVGYQPTLGTDVGDLQERITSTKEGSITSIQAVYVPADDLTDPAPATTFAHLDGTTVLSRALASKGIYPAVDPLDSTSTMLQPNIVGQEHYDTARAVQSTLQRYKELQDIIAILGLDELSEDDRRTVDRARKIERFLSQPFFVAEVFTGSPGKYVSLSDTIKGFQMILGGELDSLPEQAFYLVGDINEAKEKAATLQE, encoded by the coding sequence ATGGTAGCTACAAAGAAACAATTGAAAGCTGGTAAAGTAACACAAATTATTGGCCCTGTAATTGATGCTGAATTTCCTAGCGGTAAATTACCTCGTATTTATAATTCACTGACAGTAGAAGGAAAAAATTCTGCTGGAGAAACTATAAAAATTACATGTGAAGTACAACAGCTACTTGGAGACAATCAGGTCCGAGCTGTTTCTATGAGCGGTACAGATGGATTAATCAGAGGAATGAGCGTTACTGATTCAGGGTCGCCCATTAGTGTTCCTGTAGGAAAAGAAACATTAGGTCGTATTTTCAATGTTTTAGGCGAACCTGTAGATCAAAGAGGTGAAGTTGGAAACAAAGAATTCTCTCCTATTCATCGTCCTGCTCCAAAACTAACTGATTTAGAAACCAAGCCTCAAGTTTTTGAAACTGGTATTAAAGTAATTGATTTGCTCACTCCTTATCGACAAGGTGGCAAGATTGGTCTATTCGGCGGAGCAGGCGTTGGAAAAACCGTTATTATGATGGAATTAATTAATAATATCGCAACTCAACATGGTGGCGTATCTGTGTTCGCAGGTGTTGGAGAACGTACACGTGAGGGTAATGATCTATACAATGAGATGATGGAATCAGGTGTTATTAATTCTGAGAATTTAAATGATTCTAAAATTGCCTTGGTTTATGGGCAAATGAATGAACCACCTGGAGCTAGAATGCGTGTGGCTTTATCTGCTTTAACGATGGCAGAATACTTCCGTGATGTAAATAAGCAAGATGTATTATTATTTGTTGACAATATTTTCCGCTTCGTTCAAGCAGGTGCTGAAGTATCGGCATTGCTAGGAAGGATGCCTTCTGCAGTTGGTTACCAGCCTACGTTAGGAACAGATGTTGGAGACTTACAAGAGAGAATTACTTCAACAAAAGAAGGTTCTATTACTTCTATTCAAGCTGTTTATGTTCCAGCAGATGATTTAACAGATCCTGCACCTGCAACAACTTTTGCTCACTTGGATGGAACTACTGTGCTATCACGTGCTTTAGCTTCCAAAGGCATTTATCCAGCAGTTGATCCATTGGATTCTACTAGCACAATGTTGCAACCAAATATTGTTGGTCAAGAACACTACGATACAGCCCGAGCTGTACAATCTACTTTACAGAGATATAAAGAGCTACAAGATATTATTGCTATTCTTGGTTTAGATGAATTATCTGAAGATGACCGTCGGACCGTAGATAGAGCAAGAAAAATAGAACGTTTCTTGTCTCAACCTTTCTTTGTAGCAGAAGTTTTTACAGGTTCTCCTGGTAAATATGTATCTTTAAGCGATACTATTAAAGGCTTTCAAATGATTCTTGGCGGAGAGTTAGATAGTCTTCCTGAACAAGCATTTTACTTGGTAGGAGATATTAACGAAGCAAAAGAAAAAGCTGCAACACTTCAAGAGTAA
- the tadA gene encoding tRNA adenosine(34) deaminase TadA, with protein sequence MENNFKIHHQWMKKALSLAQKAENLEDVPVGAVIVDNYGNLIAQGHNCKKRNNDPTGHAEIVAIRQASQKLQSCYLEKCVLYVTLEPCIMCTGAIIHSRIGLLVYGIDDPKTGAIRTVLNLPDSNASNHRLPVISGILKQDCQQHLQEWFKKIRDKKIIYIK encoded by the coding sequence ATGGAAAATAATTTTAAGATTCATCATCAATGGATGAAAAAAGCATTAAGCTTAGCTCAAAAAGCAGAAAATTTAGAAGATGTTCCTGTAGGAGCTGTGATTGTTGACAATTACGGAAATTTAATTGCTCAAGGACATAATTGTAAAAAGAGAAATAACGACCCTACAGGCCATGCAGAGATTGTTGCTATTCGTCAAGCTAGTCAAAAATTACAATCTTGCTATTTAGAAAAGTGTGTTCTTTACGTTACGCTAGAGCCTTGTATAATGTGCACTGGAGCTATCATACATTCTCGAATAGGATTGTTAGTTTACGGGATAGATGATCCTAAGACAGGAGCTATTCGTACAGTACTGAATTTACCTGATTCAAATGCTTCTAATCATCGTTTACCTGTAATTTCTGGCATCTTGAAACAAGATTGTCAACAGCATTTACAAGAATGGTTTAAAAAAATAAGGGATAAAAAAATAATTTATATTAAGTAA
- the polA gene encoding DNA polymerase I, with amino-acid sequence MTNQKDLPLLILIDGHSLAFRAYYAFLNSRRGLLKTSTGIPTSICFGFLNSLMQVIKVEKPKYVAIAFDSKEKTFRHKFDVSYKAGRPETPENFIVDIKNLQKVLEILNLFTITMPGYEADDILGTLATEASNKGYRVKILSGDKDTFQLISDEQNISVLYLGRSGVNSSSEKGYTEIISKTVIERLGIASFQVVDYKALCGDKSDNIPGVKGIGEKTAVKLLTEYKTIESIYENIEHIKGANQKKLKEGKSEAEHSRYLAKIITNCPLVFNIDEFKLVGFDQATAQNIFEKLELKKFRENINQLQKNLGGEIPHQSLQKVEEAINEQQTNKNNKEICIKPLIINDILQLDKLINILTEYQDINYPIAWDTETTGLNPQTAKLVGISCCWGEEVNNIAYIPIEHKEGEQLSKEKVLEKLRPILENKCYPKVFQNAKFDRLVLLNQGIQLNGVVFDTMLASYVINPDKSHKLSSLCKQYLTNISSQDYLELKINKQQTIADLDITQVANYCGMDAYSTFLLVKPLKKRLAEIPILEKLFLEVEQSLEKVLSKMENQGILIDIEYLNNLSEQNKVNLLCLEEKIYEEAKEKFNLESPKQLSKILFENLQLSTKKSKKITTGYSTNHAILEKLKGDHPIIDYLLKYRTLSKLQSTYIDNLPTLVSNQTHRIHTSFNQSVTSTGRLSSSKPNLQNIPIRTELSRKIRKAFISPKKWLLVSADYSQIELRILAHLSQEPLLVKAYCDCQDIHTLSAQLLFDKEEITIEERNLGKTINFGVIYGMGSQRFAREAGVTPTKGKDFIKKYHQRYKKVFQFLENLKIEAITKGYVTTILGRRRYFNFYSDSLRNLYGCNPDEINLDELKYSYSDSQLLRSAANAPIQGSSADIIKVAMIKIEKLLRNYQAKLLLQVHDELVFEIPLEELEELQSEIKQIMENSVKLTIPLLVEINSGINWMEAK; translated from the coding sequence ATGACAAATCAGAAAGATTTACCTCTTCTAATTCTAATTGATGGTCATTCTTTAGCATTCAGAGCTTATTATGCTTTTTTAAATTCTAGGAGAGGACTATTAAAAACTTCTACAGGAATCCCGACTAGTATTTGTTTTGGATTTTTAAATTCTTTAATGCAAGTTATCAAAGTAGAAAAGCCTAAGTATGTAGCTATTGCTTTCGATAGTAAGGAGAAGACGTTTCGTCATAAGTTTGATGTCAGCTATAAAGCAGGTCGGCCAGAAACTCCAGAAAATTTTATTGTTGATATTAAGAATTTGCAAAAAGTATTAGAGATACTAAATTTATTTACTATTACTATGCCTGGATATGAAGCAGACGATATATTAGGCACATTAGCTACAGAAGCAAGTAATAAAGGCTATCGTGTCAAAATTCTTAGTGGTGATAAAGATACTTTTCAACTAATTAGTGATGAACAAAATATCAGTGTTCTTTATTTGGGAAGAAGTGGAGTCAACTCTTCTTCAGAGAAAGGATATACAGAAATAATTTCTAAGACAGTAATAGAAAGATTAGGAATAGCGTCATTTCAAGTCGTTGACTACAAAGCGTTATGTGGTGATAAATCAGATAATATCCCTGGTGTTAAAGGTATTGGCGAAAAAACAGCAGTTAAGCTATTAACTGAGTATAAAACAATAGAAAGTATTTATGAGAATATTGAACATATAAAAGGTGCAAATCAAAAAAAACTTAAAGAAGGTAAATCCGAAGCAGAGCATTCTCGCTATTTAGCCAAAATTATTACTAATTGTCCATTAGTTTTTAATATAGATGAGTTTAAATTAGTAGGTTTTGATCAAGCCACAGCACAAAATATTTTCGAAAAATTAGAACTAAAAAAATTTAGGGAAAATATTAATCAATTACAGAAAAATTTAGGTGGAGAAATTCCTCATCAATCATTGCAAAAAGTAGAAGAAGCAATTAATGAACAACAAACTAATAAAAATAATAAAGAGATATGCATTAAGCCTTTAATTATTAACGACATACTTCAATTAGATAAATTAATTAATATACTTACAGAATATCAAGACATTAATTATCCAATTGCTTGGGATACAGAAACAACAGGTTTAAATCCCCAAACAGCTAAATTGGTAGGAATTAGCTGTTGTTGGGGAGAAGAGGTTAATAATATTGCATATATACCTATAGAACACAAAGAAGGTGAACAATTAAGTAAAGAAAAGGTTTTAGAAAAGTTACGACCAATTCTCGAAAACAAGTGTTACCCCAAAGTTTTTCAAAACGCAAAATTTGATCGTCTCGTTTTGCTTAATCAAGGTATTCAATTAAATGGAGTTGTCTTTGATACAATGCTAGCTAGCTATGTTATCAACCCTGATAAAAGCCATAAGCTAAGTAGTTTATGTAAACAATATTTGACAAATATTTCTTCTCAAGATTATTTAGAGCTAAAAATTAATAAACAACAAACTATTGCTGATTTAGATATTACACAAGTCGCTAATTATTGTGGTATGGATGCTTATAGTACTTTTTTGTTAGTTAAGCCATTAAAAAAAAGACTTGCAGAAATCCCAATTTTAGAGAAATTATTCTTAGAAGTAGAACAATCTTTGGAAAAGGTTTTATCAAAAATGGAAAACCAAGGTATTCTAATTGATATAGAATATTTGAATAATTTATCTGAACAAAATAAAGTTAATTTATTATGTCTTGAAGAAAAAATTTATGAAGAAGCTAAAGAAAAATTTAACTTAGAATCACCTAAACAATTAAGTAAGATTTTATTTGAAAACCTTCAACTAAGTACTAAAAAATCTAAAAAAATAACAACTGGATATTCTACTAATCATGCAATCTTAGAGAAATTAAAAGGTGATCATCCAATTATTGATTACCTTTTGAAATATAGAACTTTATCTAAATTACAATCAACTTATATTGATAATTTACCTACATTAGTTAGTAATCAGACACATCGTATACATACTAGTTTCAATCAATCCGTTACTTCTACTGGAAGATTATCTTCTTCTAAGCCAAACTTACAAAATATCCCAATTAGGACCGAATTATCTCGTAAAATTAGAAAAGCATTTATTTCTCCCAAGAAATGGTTACTAGTTTCAGCAGATTATTCGCAAATTGAATTAAGAATTTTAGCTCATTTAAGCCAGGAACCTCTACTTGTAAAAGCCTATTGTGATTGTCAAGATATTCACACTCTTTCAGCACAGTTATTATTTGATAAAGAAGAAATTACGATAGAAGAAAGAAATCTAGGGAAAACTATTAATTTTGGTGTTATTTATGGAATGGGTTCACAAAGATTTGCAAGGGAAGCAGGAGTAACACCAACTAAAGGAAAAGATTTTATCAAAAAGTATCATCAACGCTACAAAAAAGTATTTCAATTTCTAGAAAATTTGAAAATAGAAGCTATTACAAAGGGTTATGTCACGACAATACTAGGAAGAAGACGTTATTTTAACTTTTATAGCGATAGTTTACGTAATCTATATGGATGTAATCCTGATGAGATTAATTTAGATGAACTAAAATATAGTTATAGTGATTCCCAGCTATTAAGATCTGCTGCTAATGCTCCAATACAAGGCTCAAGCGCTGATATAATAAAAGTTGCAATGATTAAAATAGAAAAACTTTTAAGAAATTATCAAGCTAAATTATTATTGCAAGTCCATGATGAATTAGTATTCGAGATACCTCTTGAAGAGCTAGAAGAATTACAGAGTGAGATAAAGCAAATCATGGAAAATTCTGTAAAATTGACTATCCCATTATTGGTAGAAATAAATTCTGGAATTAATTGGATGGAAGCTAAATAA
- a CDS encoding cupin, with the protein MTKQDWLVKNSGKCILFNSPRDWDLLNSSCPYRLYQFLMELDDIISVANREKETEDEYLLKLRHLTRKLIVNTHWISNNIPISDKEIDISTLYDEPGYPYTLQREIMLPGSSTFIHNHGTWGIVATLQGMQKNILWKSSPTPDYPHKIEKTEEKIFKAGDIISFTTNAIHSVEAVGDEPSITLNIYGETDALKRLKFDIIRNLSYRF; encoded by the coding sequence ATGACGAAACAAGATTGGTTAGTGAAAAATAGTGGTAAATGTATATTATTTAACTCACCTCGAGATTGGGATTTATTAAACTCATCTTGTCCTTATCGACTATATCAATTTTTAATGGAATTAGATGACATAATAAGTGTTGCTAATAGGGAAAAAGAAACTGAAGATGAATATCTTTTAAAATTAAGACATTTGACTAGAAAATTAATAGTTAATACTCATTGGATTAGTAATAATATACCCATTAGTGATAAAGAAATAGATATATCGACACTATATGATGAACCAGGTTATCCATACACTCTTCAAAGGGAAATAATGCTTCCTGGTAGTAGTACATTTATTCACAATCATGGAACTTGGGGAATCGTGGCAACATTACAAGGGATGCAGAAAAATATTTTATGGAAGTCTTCTCCAACTCCAGACTATCCCCATAAGATAGAAAAAACTGAAGAAAAAATCTTTAAGGCTGGAGATATCATCAGTTTTACGACTAATGCCATTCATTCTGTTGAAGCTGTAGGTGATGAACCAAGTATTACTTTAAATATTTATGGAGAAACTGATGCTTTAAAGAGATTAAAGTTTGACATTATTCGCAATCTTTCTTATCGTTTTTAG
- the ribE gene encoding riboflavin synthase has translation MFTGLIENLGVIDSFESDRFTLSVLNTSTTSILSTASVGDSIAVDGVCLTVESFTDNSFTVTVSPETLQRTTLSEKIKTTNYVNLESSLCVGSKLGGHFVTGHVDGIGSLVNYISTNKAWEMTFAAPSSKIQEWSNFIEPYLITKGSIAVNGISLTIAECDVSGNWFKVSVIPHTYAYTNLHYLRPGDLVNIEGDILGKYVEKFLSSTLKSTKDRQSNINSDFLAEQGYQ, from the coding sequence ATGTTTACTGGCTTAATTGAAAATCTTGGTGTTATAGATTCTTTTGAATCTGATCGTTTTACTCTCTCGGTTTTAAACACCTCTACTACAAGCATTTTATCAACTGCATCGGTAGGCGATAGTATAGCTGTAGACGGTGTATGTTTGACAGTAGAAAGTTTTACAGATAACAGTTTTACAGTCACCGTTTCTCCTGAAACTCTACAAAGGACTACTTTGTCCGAAAAAATAAAAACTACTAATTACGTTAATTTAGAATCTTCATTATGCGTAGGTAGTAAGCTAGGTGGTCACTTTGTTACGGGTCATGTGGATGGAATTGGCTCGCTGGTAAATTATATCTCTACTAACAAAGCTTGGGAAATGACTTTTGCAGCTCCATCTTCAAAAATTCAGGAATGGTCTAATTTTATTGAACCATATTTAATTACAAAAGGAAGTATCGCTGTTAACGGCATTAGCCTAACTATAGCTGAATGTGATGTATCAGGAAATTGGTTTAAAGTTTCAGTAATTCCTCATACCTATGCTTATACCAATCTTCATTATTTAAGACCTGGTGATTTAGTAAATATTGAAGGAGATATTCTAGGTAAATATGTAGAGAAATTTTTAAGTAGTACTTTAAAATCTACAAAGGATAGGCAATCCAATATCAACTCGGATTTTTTGGCGGAACAAGGATATCAATAA